The DNA window TCGACCCCAGCGACGCCAGGAACCTCCCTGATGGCAGCAATGAGACTGTCCCTGATATCGGGCTGAACATCCGGAGCGAGAAATACCCTTACCTCCACCTGAGACTCGAGTTCCCGCCCAAAACCAGTGACATTGAGTGCTACCAAGATGAACGCTCCCAACACCAGCATACACGCGGTGACTATCACGATCGACGTGACAGTGAGGTTCCGCCTCAGGCCCCGGACGGACTGGACCGCGAGCGATAAGACTGTCCTAAGCCTCATGCCGGTAGGCCCCCCGGACTTCGTCCCTGACTACCCGGCCGAACTCCAGCTCGACGACGCGCTTACGCATGCGGTCGACTATGCCCTCGTTGTGGGTGGCCATCACGACTGTGGTGCCCCTCGCGTTTATCTGGCACAGGAGGTCCATGATACCCGCGGAGGTATCAGGGTCCAGATTGCCTGTGGGTTCGTCGGCTATGAGCACTATCGGATCGTTGACGATGGCGCGAGCTATGGCAACGCGCTGCTGTTCTCCGCCGGATAGTTCGTGGGGCATTGCATGTGCCCTCTGGGTCAGCCCAACCATCTCGAGAGCCGCCGGGACCTTCCGCGAAATCTCCCGGCAGGAGGCCTCGGTGACTTCGAGGGCGAACGCCACGTTCTGGTAAGTGGTCCGCTCCGGGAGGAGCTTGAAGTCCTGGAAGACCACACCGATCTTCCGCCTGAGGAACGGGACATCTCTCCACCGCAGGCGAGTCACGTTCTTGCCCGCTACGAGGACTTGCCCCCTGGTAGGCAAGGTGCCCCGGTATATCAAAGAGAGAA is part of the Bacillota bacterium genome and encodes:
- the ftsE gene encoding cell division ATP-binding protein FtsE, producing the protein MVHIYGVTKVFPGNVKALTGVDLSVSKGDFVFVVGPSGAGKSTLLSLIYRGTLPTRGQVLVAGKNVTRLRWRDVPFLRRKIGVVFQDFKLLPERTTYQNVAFALEVTEASCREISRKVPAALEMVGLTQRAHAMPHELSGGEQQRVAIARAIVNDPIVLIADEPTGNLDPDTSAGIMDLLCQINARGTTVVMATHNEGIVDRMRKRVVELEFGRVVRDEVRGAYRHEA